In Zingiber officinale cultivar Zhangliang chromosome 8B, Zo_v1.1, whole genome shotgun sequence, a single genomic region encodes these proteins:
- the LOC122014141 gene encoding proteasome subunit alpha type-5-like: protein MSEVIWYYTDPSGTFWQCNAKAIGSGSEGADSSLQEQYNKDLSLLEAETIALSILKQVMEEKVTPNNVDIAKVAPTYHLYTPAEVKDVISRL, encoded by the exons ATGTCAGAAGTTATCTG GTACTATACCGATCCATCTGGCACATTCTGGCAATGCAATGCAAAAGCAATAGGATCTGGATCCGAAGGAGCTGATAGTTCTCTTCAAGAGCAATACAACAAG GACCTGTCCCTTCTGGAAGCTGAAACTATAGCTCTTTCCATCCTGAAACAAGTCATGGAAGAAAAG GTAACCCCTAATAATGTTGACATTGCAAAGGTGGCTCCTACTTACCATCTATATACACCTGCCGAGGTTAAAGATGTCATTTCTCGCCTTTGA